The Mammaliicoccus sciuri genome window below encodes:
- a CDS encoding phage portal protein: MSIFDKILGRNEAIEFSYDFELLRETSHKAYIKRWALDTCINHIARTISQTKFEVIENGRKNLNSTTHYKLNVRPNTDESAATFWQKVIRKLIYDNEVLIIVTDSKDLIIADDFTREEYALYDDIFTHVIKGEFEFERNFKMSDVIYLEYNNEAITEMLFGLFNDYGDIFGRMIKSNLMNNQIRASLSMDANVPIKEAKNEEMQKFINKAYKAFETNDIAIVPVQKGYKYEEHTSGNNNSKGSSQLDDLAKAPNQLLSYVARNLGIPVGLINGETADIEAMTNNYMKFCVKPIIEKITDELNAKIYSERGYKEGKRIKAISIDQKGPLEVSEAVDKLIASGSFNRDEIRELTGYEPIGSEEMQKFVITKNYQTVEEEPDIKGGDKDEQEQSD, from the coding sequence TTGAGTATATTCGACAAAATACTTGGCAGGAATGAAGCAATTGAGTTTAGTTATGACTTTGAGTTATTAAGAGAAACTTCACATAAAGCTTATATTAAACGTTGGGCATTAGATACCTGTATTAACCATATCGCTCGAACAATAAGCCAAACGAAATTTGAAGTGATTGAAAACGGAAGGAAAAATTTGAATTCAACAACACATTATAAATTGAATGTTCGACCAAATACTGATGAAAGTGCTGCGACATTTTGGCAAAAGGTTATTCGTAAATTGATTTATGATAATGAGGTATTAATTATAGTTACGGATTCAAAAGATTTAATCATAGCTGATGATTTCACACGAGAAGAATATGCACTGTACGATGATATATTTACGCACGTTATTAAAGGTGAATTTGAATTTGAACGTAATTTTAAAATGAGTGACGTCATTTACCTTGAATATAATAATGAAGCCATAACAGAAATGCTATTTGGATTGTTTAATGATTATGGAGATATATTTGGGCGTATGATTAAATCTAATTTAATGAATAACCAAATTCGTGCCTCACTTAGTATGGATGCCAATGTGCCAATAAAAGAGGCAAAAAATGAAGAAATGCAAAAATTTATAAATAAAGCCTATAAAGCTTTTGAAACAAATGATATTGCGATTGTGCCTGTTCAAAAAGGTTATAAATATGAAGAACATACATCTGGCAACAATAACAGTAAAGGTTCATCACAGTTAGATGATTTAGCTAAAGCACCCAATCAGCTATTAAGTTATGTTGCACGTAATTTAGGGATACCTGTTGGCTTAATTAACGGTGAGACTGCAGATATAGAAGCTATGACAAATAACTATATGAAATTCTGTGTTAAGCCTATTATCGAAAAAATCACTGATGAGTTAAATGCAAAAATATATAGCGAACGAGGTTATAAAGAAGGTAAGCGAATCAAAGCAATTTCAATAGATCAAAAAGGACCATTAGAAGTGAGTGAAGCTGTAGACAAACTCATTGCTAGTGGTTCTTTTAATAGAGATGAGATTCGTGAACTTACAGGTTATGAGCCTATAGGTAGTGAAGAAATGCAGAAATTTGTAATCACTAAGAATTATCAAACTGTTGAAGAAGAGCCAGATATTAAAGGAGGTGATAAGGATGAGCAAGAACAATCAGATTGA
- a CDS encoding terminase TerL endonuclease subunit: MIKQKYVTEYIDLWRNGKILLNKERIDLIHYLENNILTRDDVYFDEETIESCVKYIEKWYFPTEPFQRFIIAFVFLMDKEINQAFFTEIAIFMGRGGGKNGLISALSDFLLTPLHGVKEYDISIVANSEEQAQTSFNEVFKTINQSKRNKTGKTPNAPFLTSKTEIMNRETYAKLKFNTSNTKTKDGGREGCVIFDEIHYFYGPEMVNVKRGGLGKKPNRRTFYISTDGHLREGYMDSMKDKIKSVLAGEVKNSRMFPFYCKLDDVKEIDDETMWEKANPMLHKPLSDYAKILLSTIREEYLDLPFNRSNRPEFVTKRMNLPEQDPSSIVAPYEEVQATAREMPNLEGKACIGGLDYAYVKDFASVGLLFRDGDDYIWKTHSFIRKGFLDETKLDPPIEQWAEDGLLTIVDTEVIEIEYIVNWFLEMGEKYNITKVIADNFRTDIVRRAFENAGIELEILKNPKAIHGLLAPRIDTMFAKKQIVFGENPLMRWFTNNVAVTMKPDGSKEYIKKDQVYRKTDGFHAMLHALYRADEILDYDQSFIMADIDF, encoded by the coding sequence ATGATTAAGCAAAAGTATGTAACAGAATATATTGATTTATGGCGCAATGGCAAAATCTTATTGAATAAGGAACGTATTGATCTAATTCATTACCTAGAAAATAATATTTTAACGAGAGATGATGTGTACTTTGATGAAGAGACTATCGAAAGTTGTGTTAAGTATATTGAAAAGTGGTATTTTCCGACAGAACCTTTTCAGAGATTTATCATTGCTTTCGTATTTTTAATGGATAAAGAGATTAATCAAGCGTTCTTTACTGAGATTGCCATATTTATGGGACGAGGCGGAGGGAAAAACGGTCTCATAAGTGCTTTAAGTGATTTTCTATTAACACCTTTGCATGGTGTAAAAGAGTATGACATTTCAATCGTTGCAAATAGTGAAGAACAAGCGCAAACATCTTTCAATGAAGTATTTAAAACGATTAATCAAAGTAAACGAAATAAAACAGGTAAAACACCGAATGCGCCTTTTCTTACTAGTAAGACTGAAATAATGAATAGAGAAACATATGCAAAATTAAAATTTAACACATCCAATACGAAAACCAAAGATGGTGGACGTGAGGGGTGTGTTATTTTTGATGAGATCCATTATTTTTATGGACCGGAAATGGTGAATGTAAAACGTGGGGGATTAGGAAAGAAACCAAACAGACGTACATTCTATATCAGTACAGATGGACATTTGAGAGAAGGTTATATGGACTCGATGAAGGATAAGATAAAAAGTGTCTTAGCTGGAGAAGTCAAAAATAGCCGTATGTTTCCTTTTTATTGCAAGTTGGATGATGTTAAAGAAATAGATGATGAAACAATGTGGGAAAAAGCAAATCCCATGTTACATAAGCCTTTATCAGATTATGCAAAAATATTGTTGAGTACGATTCGAGAAGAATATTTAGACTTACCATTCAACAGATCTAATCGTCCTGAATTTGTTACTAAACGTATGAACTTGCCAGAACAAGACCCGTCAAGTATTGTAGCACCTTATGAAGAAGTACAAGCAACTGCAAGAGAAATGCCTAACTTAGAAGGTAAAGCGTGTATAGGTGGTTTAGATTATGCTTACGTCAAAGACTTTGCAAGTGTAGGACTTTTATTTAGAGATGGTGATGACTATATTTGGAAAACTCACTCTTTCATTAGGAAGGGATTTCTCGATGAAACCAAATTGGACCCGCCGATTGAACAATGGGCGGAAGATGGGTTATTAACGATAGTTGATACTGAAGTAATAGAGATTGAATATATCGTTAATTGGTTCTTAGAAATGGGTGAAAAATACAATATTACAAAAGTTATTGCAGATAATTTCAGAACAGATATTGTGAGACGTGCTTTTGAAAACGCTGGTATAGAATTAGAAATCTTAAAGAATCCTAAAGCTATACACGGATTGTTAGCACCTCGTATTGATACGATGTTTGCTAAAAAGCAAATTGTATTTGGTGAAAACCCTTTAATGAGGTGGTTTACAAATAATGTAGCGGTAACTATGAAACCTGATGGTTCAAAAGAATATATTAAGAAAGACCAAGTGTATCGTAAGACAGATGGATTTCATGCAATGCTGCATGCCTTATATCGTGCAGACGAAATATTAGATTATGATCAAAGTTTTATTATGGCTGATATCGACTTTTAG
- a CDS encoding P27 family phage terminase small subunit, translating to MRNQTKIKKYLLEKIEQDNPVQIEKVERYMNLLNIFYKLDKDIKTHGTMVETKNASQSFLKPNPAVAEKNKINASLLAIEKSFGFGKIEAHSDEPSDAY from the coding sequence ATGAGGAACCAAACTAAAATAAAAAAATATTTGCTAGAAAAAATTGAACAAGATAATCCAGTCCAAATAGAAAAAGTTGAACGATACATGAATTTGTTGAACATATTCTATAAACTTGACAAGGATATAAAAACGCATGGCACTATGGTTGAAACTAAAAATGCATCACAATCATTTCTGAAACCTAATCCTGCAGTAGCAGAAAAAAATAAAATTAATGCTTCACTACTTGCTATAGAAAAATCATTTGGATTTGGAAAAATTGAAGCTCACTCAGATGAACCCTCCGACGCGTATTGA
- a CDS encoding HNH endonuclease has product MRFYKSRAWRETREIVLRRDNYECQECKKQGKVTTINPEKHKSLDVDHILELETHPELAHDLDNLVTLCISCHNKKHNRYQGYIRKPDKWGDERWD; this is encoded by the coding sequence ATGAGATTCTATAAGTCGAGAGCATGGCGTGAGACAAGAGAGATTGTTCTTCGACGTGATAACTATGAATGCCAAGAATGTAAGAAACAAGGAAAGGTAACAACTATTAATCCCGAAAAACATAAATCACTTGATGTCGACCATATATTAGAACTTGAAACACATCCAGAACTTGCACATGATTTAGACAATCTCGTTACACTTTGTATCTCTTGCCATAATAAGAAACATAATAGATACCAAGGCTATATACGGAAACCTGATAAATGGGGAGATGAACGTTGGGATTGA
- a CDS encoding transcriptional regulator gives MRNSTIKYLEEELCNYDHTRKRMKELREEIRTPWQPQDENIGGGRSNNNVSTTELTATRLVNDKRIEHLERVTIAIEKVFDEGNQLEQQLMNLYYFKKPRLLTVDGIVDKLYISRSHFYRIKKGIIIKLADELGIEH, from the coding sequence ATGAGAAATAGTACGATTAAATACTTAGAAGAAGAGTTATGCAACTATGATCATACACGTAAACGTATGAAAGAATTAAGAGAAGAGATAAGAACACCATGGCAACCACAAGATGAGAACATCGGTGGAGGTAGAAGTAACAACAATGTAAGTACTACAGAACTAACAGCTACAAGATTGGTTAATGACAAACGTATCGAACACCTTGAACGTGTGACAATAGCAATAGAGAAAGTGTTTGATGAAGGTAACCAATTAGAACAACAACTGATGAACTTATATTACTTTAAGAAACCTAGACTATTAACAGTAGATGGAATTGTAGATAAATTGTACATAAGTCGTAGTCATTTTTATAGAATCAAGAAAGGTATCATCATTAAGTTAGCAGATGAATTAGGTATTGAACATTAA
- a CDS encoding YopX family protein, with protein MNRLRFREWDKFDKEMLNVHGINYDAEGVWTKEMIDDESDGGFIYFSDIELLQSTGLFDKNGKEIFEGDIVKHVPVPNPFISNAYLEIIQARSGEWRMDNYRGGKALAYGNHEVEVVGNKFEHRGLIRRPKSI; from the coding sequence ATGAATAGACTAAGATTTAGAGAGTGGGATAAATTTGATAAAGAAATGTTAAATGTTCATGGAATTAATTATGATGCAGAGGGTGTATGGACTAAAGAAATGATTGATGATGAAAGTGATGGAGGATTTATTTATTTTTCAGACATCGAACTACTCCAATCAACTGGACTATTCGACAAGAACGGTAAGGAAATATTTGAGGGGGATATAGTCAAACATGTCCCTGTACCTAATCCATTTATAAGTAATGCTTACTTAGAAATTATTCAAGCTAGAAGTGGAGAATGGCGTATGGATAATTATAGAGGTGGTAAAGCATTAGCATACGGTAATCATGAAGTAGAAGTAGTTGGTAATAAATTCGAACATCGTGGGTTAATCAGGAGACCAAAGAGTATATGA
- a CDS encoding dUTP diphosphatase, with protein MNNLNIKLLSDNATIPTRAYGVSAGLDIYAAEEVEIEPQEKILLATDIAVNIPEGYVGLLTSRSGVSSKTHLVVETGKIDAGYNGHVRVNIKNDKQILDIKEYAYFDIKNNLDCGYVGEPVNAKYVINKGDKIAQLVIVPIVTPEVNVVEEFESESERGTNGFGSSGY; from the coding sequence ATGAACAACCTAAACATCAAATTACTATCAGACAACGCAACAATTCCAACTAGGGCATATGGTGTGAGTGCTGGACTTGATATATACGCAGCAGAAGAAGTTGAAATCGAACCACAAGAAAAGATTTTACTTGCAACAGATATTGCAGTAAACATTCCAGAGGGTTATGTAGGGTTATTGACTAGCAGAAGTGGTGTAAGTAGCAAGACACATTTAGTTGTTGAAACAGGTAAGATTGACGCAGGATATAACGGACATGTGAGAGTGAATATTAAGAATGACAAACAGATACTCGATATAAAAGAATATGCTTATTTTGATATTAAAAATAATCTTGATTGTGGTTATGTTGGTGAACCTGTTAATGCAAAATACGTTATCAACAAAGGAGACAAAATAGCGCAGTTGGTTATCGTACCAATCGTAACACCAGAAGTAAATGTTGTAGAGGAGTTTGAAAGTGAAAGCGAAAGAGGAACAAACGGTTTTGGATCAAGTGGATATTAA
- a CDS encoding ATP-binding protein — MNDLFNPKLANKLEHKTQPKLIKKARCEKCGREYEEYQFKSGYSFKLGCDCEMIEHGKEMSRNFKYQQKQKEVNRILKFSSENEETKSATFEGFIPENESQEKAKALCKRYAESFTLENKQSLLLQGSFGLGKSHLAMSILKEVKDKNYSVLFINLSELISKFRSTFDKNSEYSESDLERAISQVDLMVFDDYGMNVTDYGMSKLFQIAESRKGKHNIITTNLTIKELTATKDQQRLFSRLMSNTTALTLEGDDYRMKGFRQLT; from the coding sequence ATGAACGACTTATTTAATCCTAAATTAGCAAATAAATTAGAACATAAAACACAGCCTAAATTAATTAAAAAAGCTAGATGTGAAAAATGTGGTCGAGAATATGAAGAATATCAATTCAAAAGTGGTTATTCATTTAAGTTAGGTTGTGACTGCGAAATGATTGAACATGGTAAAGAAATGTCAAGAAACTTCAAATACCAACAAAAACAAAAAGAAGTTAATCGAATACTTAAATTTTCAAGTGAAAACGAGGAAACAAAGAGCGCAACATTCGAAGGTTTTATTCCTGAAAATGAAAGCCAAGAGAAAGCAAAGGCACTATGCAAGCGATATGCAGAATCATTCACTCTAGAAAATAAACAATCACTGTTATTACAAGGTTCTTTTGGATTAGGCAAATCACATTTAGCAATGTCGATTTTAAAAGAAGTAAAGGACAAGAACTATTCTGTATTATTCATTAACTTATCAGAATTGATATCAAAGTTTAGGTCTACATTCGATAAAAATAGTGAGTATTCAGAATCAGATTTAGAAAGAGCAATAAGTCAAGTTGATTTAATGGTGTTTGATGATTATGGCATGAACGTTACTGATTATGGCATGTCAAAACTATTTCAAATTGCTGAAAGTAGAAAAGGTAAACATAACATCATCACAACTAATTTAACGATAAAAGAACTTACTGCTACAAAAGACCAACAAAGACTGTTCAGTCGCTTAATGTCTAATACAACTGCGTTAACACTAGAAGGCGATGACTATCGAATGAAAGGATTTAGACAATTAACATGA
- a CDS encoding DnaD domain protein, whose amino-acid sequence MATFRVYKESGNFVTVHKEFIHDDTISWKAKGILLYLLSRPDDWQVYETELVKHTSDGLSSLKSGIKELEEIGYIRRTRKRDDKGRLKEYEYSVFEHPTHMRLSNVGKSNVGKSNVGKTYVGESNTTNNNSTNNDLTNNNNTKNDSSSKQSPFDFYQANGFGVLKPYITDQISAWIDDFKEYGNEIVIAAMKEAVNNNVITWNYVNSILKSWHNDGIKTLDDISARSNKRSKQEKISDEDNPYLKYMNN is encoded by the coding sequence ATGGCGACATTTAGAGTTTATAAAGAGTCAGGTAATTTTGTAACTGTTCATAAAGAATTTATACACGACGATACAATCAGTTGGAAAGCCAAAGGAATATTATTGTATTTACTTAGCCGTCCAGATGACTGGCAAGTATATGAAACTGAATTAGTAAAACATACTAGTGATGGGCTGAGTAGTTTAAAAAGCGGCATTAAAGAGCTTGAAGAAATTGGTTATATACGAAGAACGAGGAAACGTGACGATAAGGGGCGTTTAAAAGAATATGAGTATTCAGTTTTTGAACATCCAACCCACATGCGATTATCCAACGTAGGAAAATCCAACGTAGGAAAATCCAACGTAGGAAAAACCTACGTAGGAGAATCGAACACTACTAATAATAATAGTACTAATAATGATTTAACTAATAATAACAATACTAAGAATGACAGTAGTAGTAAGCAGTCGCCGTTTGACTTTTACCAAGCTAATGGTTTTGGCGTACTTAAGCCATATATTACAGATCAAATTAGTGCTTGGATAGATGACTTCAAAGAATACGGAAATGAAATAGTTATAGCAGCTATGAAAGAAGCAGTAAACAATAACGTAATAACTTGGAACTATGTTAACTCAATACTTAAATCATGGCATAACGATGGCATTAAAACATTGGACGATATTTCAGCAAGAAGTAATAAACGAAGTAAGCAAGAAAAGATATCTGATGAAGATAATCCATATCTTAAATATATGAATAATTGA
- a CDS encoding putative HNHc nuclease: MTQIIAYQQNYDGSHTIVIDDAELDNKTTLLLDNNVPVNVKLDVLDIDTITDKQRRKIFALCNDIEAHTGQPREYMRQMFKDYIVFMNGYESFSLSNCSREIAKELIDIIINWVFIHDIPLNYRTSDLLKDDKSFLYVSTINRTCAICGKSNSDLAHFNAVGRGRNRNKIDHTDNKVLALCREHHTEQHTIGMDSFNKKYHLEDSWVQVDERLNRMLRGENNGDI, translated from the coding sequence ATGACTCAAATTATAGCGTATCAGCAAAACTATGACGGTAGCCATACTATCGTCATAGATGATGCTGAACTAGACAATAAAACAACGTTACTACTTGATAACAATGTGCCTGTCAACGTGAAGTTAGATGTACTAGATATCGATACGATAACCGATAAACAACGTCGTAAGATATTCGCCTTATGTAATGACATAGAAGCACACACAGGGCAACCAAGAGAGTATATGAGACAGATGTTTAAAGATTACATTGTGTTCATGAATGGTTATGAATCGTTTAGCTTATCAAATTGTAGTAGGGAAATAGCAAAAGAATTAATAGATATTATTATCAATTGGGTTTTCATACATGACATACCTTTAAATTATCGCACTAGCGACCTGTTAAAGGACGATAAGAGTTTTCTATATGTAAGTACCATCAATCGGACATGTGCCATTTGTGGCAAGTCTAATAGCGATTTAGCACATTTTAATGCAGTAGGTAGAGGACGAAATAGAAACAAGATTGATCATACAGATAATAAAGTGTTAGCACTTTGTAGAGAACACCATACTGAACAGCACACGATAGGTATGGATAGCTTCAATAAAAAATACCATTTAGAGGATAGTTGGGTTCAAGTAGATGAAAGATTAAACAGAATGTTAAGAGGTGAAAATAATGGCGACATTTAG
- the ssb gene encoding single-stranded DNA-binding protein, with translation MINRAVLVGRLTKNPEYRTTPNGIAVTTFTIAINRSFTNQNGERQADFINCVSFKNTAEAVNNYLQKGSLAGVEGRIQTRNYENNEGKRVYVTEVVCDSVQFLEPKSNNQQQSNNQAPQYNQQQGYQQQSYQQPNNYQQPQNNQYQAQQQHNPFANANGPIDIKDDDLPF, from the coding sequence ATGATTAATAGAGCAGTATTAGTAGGGAGATTAACTAAAAATCCAGAATATAGAACTACACCAAATGGTATTGCGGTAACAACATTTACTATAGCGATTAATAGGTCATTTACAAATCAGAATGGTGAAAGACAAGCAGACTTTATCAACTGTGTATCATTTAAGAACACTGCTGAAGCAGTTAATAATTATTTACAAAAAGGTAGTCTAGCAGGTGTTGAAGGTAGAATTCAAACTAGAAATTATGAAAATAATGAAGGTAAGCGTGTATATGTCACAGAAGTTGTATGTGACAGTGTACAATTCCTAGAACCGAAAAGTAATAACCAACAGCAGAGTAACAATCAAGCCCCTCAATATAATCAACAACAAGGATACCAACAACAAAGTTATCAACAACCTAACAATTACCAACAACCACAAAACAATCAATACCAAGCACAACAACAGCACAATCCATTTGCCAATGCGAATGGACCAATTGATATAAAGGATGATGATTTACCTTTCTAA
- a CDS encoding ERF family protein, whose product MCEQETNLYQRILDVKSNIEGFTKDAEGYKYNYVEGSQILHKIRKAMEENHLLLYPSVHQADYKDIQVLVKGNMKPNILVEMNMTYTFINTDNPKERLEVPFYAIGHQDDASKAYGTALTYAERYFLLKFFNIPTDEDDADAKQKKEKYTKADDSDIKLLQKHIEGFAQLVKADTESVKAQLKIINYEKLSIAETMQAIQILNAWKQDIIKQNQGGQQK is encoded by the coding sequence ATGTGTGAACAAGAAACAAATTTATACCAACGTATCTTAGATGTTAAATCCAATATAGAAGGCTTTACAAAGGATGCTGAGGGATACAAATACAACTATGTTGAAGGTTCTCAAATATTACACAAAATAAGAAAAGCAATGGAAGAAAATCATTTATTGCTATATCCGAGTGTTCATCAAGCAGATTACAAAGACATTCAAGTTTTAGTGAAAGGCAATATGAAACCAAATATCTTAGTAGAAATGAATATGACGTATACATTTATTAACACTGACAACCCTAAAGAAAGATTAGAAGTACCGTTCTATGCGATAGGTCATCAAGATGATGCCAGTAAAGCATATGGTACAGCTTTAACATATGCCGAACGTTATTTCTTACTCAAGTTCTTCAATATACCAACTGATGAAGATGATGCAGATGCAAAACAAAAGAAAGAGAAATATACAAAAGCTGATGATAGTGATATCAAACTATTGCAAAAACATATAGAAGGATTTGCGCAATTAGTAAAAGCAGATACTGAATCAGTCAAAGCGCAATTGAAAATTATTAACTATGAAAAATTAAGTATTGCTGAAACTATGCAAGCTATTCAAATATTGAACGCCTGGAAGCAAGATATTATTAAACAAAATCAAGGAGGACAACAGAAATGA
- a CDS encoding siphovirus Gp157 family protein — MANIFELSSQYREVLEIIQDSEDDKALKDTLDSINDALEDKADGYYAVVKTLESENEAIDREVKRLQERKKKNNNGIERLKTTLLEAMTYTGKTKFKTKLHNYSIRNNAPSLDIKDETKIPKDFYKEQTPKLDKRGLLAHVKANGEFDGVELKQTQSLGVK; from the coding sequence ATGGCTAATATATTTGAACTATCAAGTCAATATAGAGAAGTGTTGGAAATCATTCAAGACAGTGAGGATGACAAAGCATTAAAAGACACATTAGATTCTATTAACGATGCCTTAGAAGATAAAGCAGATGGCTATTATGCAGTTGTTAAAACGTTAGAGTCAGAGAATGAAGCGATTGATCGTGAAGTAAAAAGATTACAAGAACGTAAGAAAAAGAATAATAACGGTATTGAGCGTTTAAAAACTACTTTATTAGAAGCAATGACCTATACAGGTAAAACAAAATTTAAAACTAAACTACACAATTATTCAATACGAAATAATGCACCTTCTTTAGACATTAAAGATGAAACTAAAATACCGAAAGATTTTTATAAAGAACAAACACCGAAACTCGATAAACGCGGGTTATTAGCTCATGTTAAAGCTAATGGTGAGTTTGATGGCGTAGAGCTTAAACAAACACAATCATTGGGGGTTAAGTAA
- a CDS encoding phage antirepressor KilAC domain-containing protein — translation MQDLQTKPKISEMFNIQEKENGEIAISARELYKALGVKKRFSAWADINLKHFKENQDFTSVLTSTVVNNGAVRQLEDYALTLDVAKHIAMMSGTERGFDFREYFIQVEKAWNSPEMIMQRALKIANSTIYQLETQIEKDKPKVLFADAVATTKTSILVGELAKIIKQNGVDIGQRRLFEWLRQNGFLIKRKGVDYNMPTQYSMERELFEIKETSITHSDGHVSISKTPKVTGKGQQYFINKFLCEQP, via the coding sequence ATGCAAGATTTACAAACTAAGCCGAAAATATCGGAAATGTTCAATATCCAAGAAAAAGAAAATGGAGAAATCGCTATAAGCGCAAGAGAGTTATACAAAGCATTAGGTGTCAAAAAACGTTTTAGCGCATGGGCAGATATTAATTTAAAGCATTTTAAAGAAAATCAAGATTTTACAAGTGTACTTACAAGTACGGTTGTTAATAATGGTGCTGTTAGACAACTAGAAGATTACGCTTTAACGCTTGATGTAGCAAAGCATATAGCGATGATGTCAGGTACAGAAAGAGGTTTTGATTTTAGAGAATATTTCATCCAAGTAGAAAAAGCATGGAACAGTCCAGAAATGATCATGCAACGAGCACTTAAGATAGCAAATAGCACAATCTATCAATTAGAAACACAGATTGAAAAAGATAAGCCAAAAGTATTATTTGCTGATGCAGTAGCAACAACAAAGACATCAATTCTGGTTGGTGAGTTAGCGAAGATTATCAAACAAAATGGTGTAGATATTGGTCAACGTAGATTATTCGAATGGTTACGTCAAAATGGATTCCTCATTAAACGTAAGGGCGTTGATTACAACATGCCGACACAGTACTCAATGGAAAGAGAACTATTTGAAATCAAAGAGACGTCCATTACACATTCAGATGGTCATGTATCGATTAGTAAGACACCAAAAGTAACTGGTAAAGGCCAACAATATTTTATCAATAAGTTCTTATGTGAACAGCCGTAG
- a CDS encoding helix-turn-helix domain-containing protein — MLTNLEEVRKQKKVSLVDIADLLEVRYQTVSDKINGISDFKFGEALLIKNTFFPEYEIEYLFSR; from the coding sequence ATGCTGACTAATTTAGAGGAAGTCAGAAAACAGAAAAAAGTCTCTTTGGTGGATATCGCAGATTTATTAGAAGTTCGATATCAAACAGTATCAGATAAGATTAATGGTATTTCAGATTTCAAATTTGGAGAAGCGTTACTTATTAAAAATACTTTCTTTCCAGAGTATGAGATTGAATATTTGTTTTCGCGATAA
- a CDS encoding LexA family protein has protein sequence MTKEKDLKRLMELKSGSVKAFSEEIGLAYTTVRSILERGVFNAKVENVIKICKGLNIKPEDIMEIEQPKIETLPVKKIPVVSKISAGLPIYSEENLIDYIYFATDKTNSNKEKFALKVSGDSMDKIFQDGDIVVVEKDSVVENGQLGVVMVNGYNATVKRIRYDGDQVMLIPESNNPIHFPQVYNFNDEIKVVGKVVASQRIFK, from the coding sequence ATGACTAAAGAAAAAGATTTAAAGCGTCTTATGGAACTAAAATCTGGTAGTGTGAAAGCTTTCTCAGAAGAAATTGGTTTAGCTTACACAACCGTTAGATCTATTTTAGAACGAGGAGTATTCAATGCTAAGGTAGAAAATGTCATCAAAATTTGTAAAGGATTAAATATAAAACCTGAGGATATAATGGAGATTGAACAACCAAAAATAGAAACCCTCCCAGTCAAAAAAATACCTGTCGTTTCAAAAATATCTGCTGGTCTGCCTATATACTCAGAAGAAAATTTAATCGACTACATTTATTTTGCTACAGATAAAACGAATTCTAATAAAGAAAAATTTGCTTTAAAAGTATCTGGTGATAGTATGGATAAAATTTTCCAAGATGGTGATATTGTTGTGGTCGAAAAAGATTCCGTTGTAGAGAATGGACAATTAGGTGTCGTAATGGTGAATGGATACAATGCGACTGTCAAAAGAATTAGATATGACGGCGATCAAGTCATGCTAATACCTGAATCTAATAATCCTATCCATTTTCCACAAGTATATAATTTTAACGACGAAATAAAAGTTGTAGGTAAAGTAGTAGCAAGTCAAAGAATTTTTAAATAA